One Laribacter hongkongensis DSM 14985 DNA window includes the following coding sequences:
- a CDS encoding peptidylprolyl isomerase → MRIRHTVTALTFALATAGIAQAAPVAVVNGTAIQQNELDSAVSAIVRSGGGRIKDTPELRNEVKQQLINRQVILQESARRGLDKTSQFKERMDAVRDDLLQQALIDDLAKQNPVSDAQVRAEYDKLKSALSGQKEVQARQIIVGSEAEANAVIAQLKKGGNFEAIAKQKSKDPAAKQNGGDMGWGNLGVMAKPLADTLKPLGKGQYTQQPFKSDLGWHIFKVENVRDAKVPQFDEVKPQLSRQMQGAAVEKALNDLRGKAKIQ, encoded by the coding sequence ATGCGTATCCGTCATACCGTAACCGCCCTGACTTTTGCCCTCGCCACTGCCGGTATTGCCCAGGCTGCACCGGTGGCCGTGGTAAACGGCACCGCCATCCAGCAAAACGAACTTGACAGCGCTGTCAGCGCCATCGTGCGCTCGGGCGGTGGCCGCATCAAGGACACACCGGAACTGCGCAACGAAGTCAAGCAACAGCTGATCAACCGTCAGGTCATCCTGCAGGAAAGCGCCCGTCGTGGTCTCGACAAGACTTCGCAGTTCAAGGAACGCATGGATGCCGTGCGTGACGATCTGTTGCAGCAGGCCCTGATAGACGATCTGGCCAAGCAGAACCCGGTCAGCGATGCCCAGGTGCGCGCCGAATACGACAAGCTCAAGTCGGCCCTGTCGGGACAGAAGGAAGTGCAGGCCCGCCAGATCATCGTCGGCTCCGAAGCCGAAGCCAATGCCGTGATTGCCCAGCTCAAGAAGGGCGGTAATTTCGAGGCGATCGCCAAACAGAAATCCAAAGACCCGGCTGCCAAGCAAAACGGTGGCGACATGGGCTGGGGCAACCTGGGCGTGATGGCCAAGCCGCTGGCCGATACGCTCAAGCCGCTGGGCAAGGGCCAGTACACCCAGCAGCCGTTCAAGTCCGATCTGGGCTGGCACATTTTCAAGGTGGAAAACGTGCGTGATGCCAAGGTGCCGCAGTTTGATGAAGTGAAGCCGCAGCTGTCGCGCCAGATGCAGGGTGCGGCTGTTGAAAAGGCGCTCAACGACCTGCGCGGCAAAGCCAAGATCCAGTAA
- a CDS encoding YciI family protein, whose protein sequence is MLYVISGEDQPDSLTSRLAARPEHLARLSALQDAGRLLVAGPCPAIDSLDPGPAGFSGSIIIAEFDSLADAQAWAAADPYVAAGVYARVDVRPFRKVFPA, encoded by the coding sequence ATGCTTTATGTCATTTCCGGCGAGGACCAGCCGGATTCGCTCACCAGCCGACTGGCAGCCCGCCCGGAACATCTGGCCCGGCTTTCCGCCCTTCAGGATGCCGGCCGCTTGCTGGTGGCCGGTCCCTGCCCGGCGATTGACAGCCTGGACCCCGGACCAGCCGGTTTTTCCGGCAGCATCATCATTGCCGAGTTCGACAGTCTGGCCGACGCACAGGCATGGGCAGCTGCCGATCCCTATGTGGCAGCTGGTGTATACGCCCGGGTTGACGTTCGTCCGTTCCGCAAAGTATTTCCGGCATGA
- a CDS encoding BolA family protein produces MSFDQLIIERLAPLAASELMLNDHSALHADHAGNTGGGHYELTIVSPHFEGLRLIERHRLVNALVADLIPQQIHALSLKAVAPSER; encoded by the coding sequence ATGAGCTTTGACCAACTTATCATTGAACGCTTGGCGCCGCTCGCAGCCAGCGAACTGATGCTCAACGACCATTCCGCCCTTCATGCCGACCATGCCGGCAATACCGGCGGAGGTCATTACGAACTGACCATTGTCAGTCCGCATTTCGAGGGATTGCGCCTGATCGAGCGACACCGCCTGGTCAACGCCCTTGTTGCGGACCTCATACCCCAACAGATTCACGCGCTGTCGCTGAAGGCCGTTGCGCCTTCCGAGCGTTAA
- a CDS encoding peptidylprolyl isomerase translates to MRKFLTLSLLAASLAAPAFAAQGLQINGTFIPQARIDSAVKQMTAQGQPDSPQLRQAARDRVVLTELLRQEAMKKGLDKSPDYRNELENLQSALLANLHVRDFMKSHPVSEADVRAEYDRMKVQMARKEYRARHILVPSQEEAAKVLEQLKKGARFEDLARQYSIDTGSKANGGDLGFVDPAQLVPEFSGAMTKLAKGQITQTPVKSQFGWHIIQLTDTKEADFPALDAVRAQLEQQIQGQRFDAYIARLKAQAKVQ, encoded by the coding sequence ATGCGCAAATTTCTTACGCTAAGCCTTCTGGCTGCCTCACTGGCCGCACCGGCATTCGCAGCCCAGGGCCTCCAGATCAATGGCACCTTCATTCCCCAGGCCCGCATTGACAGCGCTGTCAAGCAAATGACGGCCCAGGGCCAGCCAGACAGCCCGCAATTGCGCCAGGCTGCCCGCGACCGTGTGGTCCTGACCGAACTTCTGCGCCAGGAGGCCATGAAAAAGGGCCTTGACAAGTCGCCGGACTACCGTAACGAGCTGGAAAACCTCCAGTCGGCCCTGCTCGCCAACCTGCACGTACGCGACTTCATGAAGTCCCACCCGGTCAGCGAGGCCGACGTGCGTGCCGAATACGATCGCATGAAGGTGCAAATGGCACGCAAGGAATACCGTGCCCGTCACATTCTCGTGCCGTCGCAGGAAGAAGCCGCCAAGGTACTGGAGCAGCTCAAGAAAGGTGCCCGCTTTGAAGACCTGGCCCGCCAGTATTCGATCGATACCGGCAGCAAGGCCAATGGTGGTGATCTTGGTTTCGTCGATCCGGCGCAGCTGGTCCCCGAGTTTTCGGGTGCCATGACCAAGCTGGCCAAGGGCCAGATTACCCAGACTCCGGTCAAGAGCCAGTTTGGCTGGCACATCATCCAGCTGACGGACACCAAGGAAGCTGACTTTCCGGCACTGGATGCAGTACGTGCCCAGCTTGAGCAGCAAATCCAGGGTCAGCGTTTTGACGCCTACATCGCTAGGCTCAAGGCTCAGGCCAAAGTCCAGTAA